One segment of bacterium DNA contains the following:
- the pilO gene encoding type 4a pilus biogenesis protein PilO, with amino-acid sequence MNIDIKDIKTQITLGLVVLSLAIAALFYFLTFKPSGERLVQRKVKLDSLEAGIRLLDAAVSESTKFNMELKNMSKKLRQAEKLLPDEKDIPSLLRQITQAGIKTGVRFTAFKPGALTASPNAKLSSVLSVDVSVTGSYSQLGDFMANLGVLNRIIVPAKLKVLPLNDKNDKNKTVKADFVVKAFVFNKAGGVKSDAKDTGKTKRSSRS; translated from the coding sequence ATGAACATAGACATCAAAGACATAAAAACCCAGATCACCCTGGGATTGGTGGTCTTAAGTCTGGCTATAGCCGCCCTGTTCTACTTTTTAACCTTCAAGCCCTCCGGGGAGCGCCTGGTGCAGCGCAAGGTAAAACTGGACTCGCTGGAGGCTGGGATCCGGCTGTTGGACGCTGCGGTCAGCGAGTCCACCAAGTTCAACATGGAATTGAAGAACATGAGCAAAAAGCTCCGCCAGGCCGAGAAGCTTTTGCCGGACGAAAAGGACATTCCCAGCCTGCTGCGCCAGATCACCCAGGCCGGCATCAAAACCGGGGTGCGTTTCACCGCCTTCAAGCCCGGAGCCCTTACTGCCTCGCCGAATGCCAAACTGTCTTCGGTATTATCGGTGGATGTCAGCGTCACCGGTTCTTACAGTCAGTTGGGTGATTTTATGGCCAATCTGGGAGTTTTAAACCGGATAATCGTTCCCGCCAAGCTCAAGGTATTGCCCCTTAACGACAAAAATGACAAAAACAAAACAGTAAAAGCAGATTTTGTGGTAAAAGCTTTTGTATTTAATAAAGCAGGAGGCGTAAAATCAGATGCTAAAGATACAGGCAAAACAAAGCGGTCAAGCCGGTCTTAA
- a CDS encoding PilN domain-containing protein, with translation NKKIKTDSLKIDSLRILNTKVQELKRTKDEVEAKLNEVNLINQGRFYEARLLEVVNRCLPEYLWLTLLSEDEGKVLIEGSTFSNLIVVELMDNLKSSRCLSGIELAQTSKMDIEGREMVKFSLTGNYNPEVAKPSPSYAMPQDPKQPAKLTLNWSRVSQATNYNIHVSASDSFSNLIANQQLGDTTSFIVNSGLEEGKKYFWRVQAYNSYISAGSDWSNPMPLFIGGGKGNK, from the coding sequence AACAAAAAGATCAAAACAGACAGTCTGAAGATAGACAGCTTAAGGATCCTCAACACCAAGGTCCAGGAATTGAAAAGGACCAAGGATGAGGTTGAGGCCAAGTTGAACGAGGTCAACCTGATAAATCAGGGACGTTTTTACGAGGCCCGGCTGCTGGAGGTTGTCAACCGCTGTCTGCCTGAATATCTCTGGCTGACCCTCCTTTCCGAGGACGAAGGAAAGGTTCTCATAGAGGGTTCCACTTTCTCCAACCTGATAGTGGTGGAACTGATGGATAATCTTAAATCTTCCCGCTGCTTAAGCGGCATTGAACTGGCCCAGACCTCCAAGATGGACATAGAGGGCCGGGAGATGGTTAAGTTCAGTTTAACCGGAAATTATAACCCTGAAGTTGCCAAGCCATCACCCTCATATGCAATGCCCCAGGACCCCAAACAGCCAGCCAAGCTGACTTTGAACTGGAGCCGGGTCAGCCAAGCCACCAATTACAACATCCACGTGTCGGCCAGCGATTCCTTTAGCAATCTTATAGCCAACCAGCAATTGGGGGATACCACCAGTTTCATCGTCAATTCCGGGCTGGAAGAGGGGAAAAAATATTTCTGGCGGGTGCAGGCTTATAACAGCTACATTTCAGCCGGATCAGACTGGTCCAACCCGATGCCGCTTTTTATTGGCGGAGGAAAGGGGAATAAATGA